aggtaaagacAGAGACTGCTGGGGAAGTttgtgttagaaaaaaaatttgtttggtcaattgcaaaactaacccgtgcgttgacaaatagactgcatcgtaagtctacacggaggcgtagacatacaaaacagtctactatcgcgacacagatctgaaaaagaacgaaaaccatgtaaatagttatatttttcctgtgtaaagctcgtttccaactttttcaaccgtccaaactccaaatatgagcaaaaagaagcatctttgacgattcactaatgaagaaactcaaaaatatgaagtttgtgattatgaaaatgaaagttatgagagttttttagatggaaatgtagaggagatgagaggaaatgaagttttttgggttaGAATGAGAAAAAAGTGGTTGGAAATTGAATTCTAGAgctttagagctcaaaaatggtggttcatggtggttggaaaaattgatgataatggcatttttataaataagaagaattggttagggtgtatttggtttttggttaatttcgaaattaataaaaaattaaataaaaatggcaattttgtgaataattcaaaaacatagggATAGTATGGAAaatttattgatgaatagtatggacaaaaaaaaaggttgatTTTAGGTTTGACTTAAAAAAgtgggttggttttgaaaaacacccTTCTTAAGATgcgtactccctccgtttcattttatttgtcgttttagatttgtgcacacagatttaaaaaatatatttaattttgcataGTTCCAATATAATAACATCATTatctatacacctaaccatatttcaaccaacagaaaaataaatagaagattaaagttaataaatttagccttaaaactctaaaacgacacttattttgtaacaatttttttctctacGACGACAACTAATTCGAACCAgaggaaatatatatttacatcagTGAATCTTCTTAGTTTTTACCAtcttttctatttacttaacgTGTTTTTCTAAATCAGTTATCACAGCAAGAACACACAACATCTCTGAAATTATGACGCTCTGACCGTGTACGGCTAATGGGCTACCCATGCCCGCTCACTCGGCCCATGGACTCCATCCCGTCTGAcagtcggtccgttaattttcccAAGGCCTAAAAGTTTTTTTACCAACCCTACAATCACCACCCGGTATTTCCTCGTGTTTTGTCCTCACTGGCTTGGTATCGTGAATCACTTTCTGATAGATCCTCCATCCTTTCATTACTTCAGCCCAAACACGCTTAACCTTGGAGTTCTAAACAAATGTGTGACGGAAAACGTAAGTCAattttggtgacataggtagccaaaacAATTCTCTTAAgtctttccatatatcacaactcaggatgttacaattcaccctcTCTCAAAAAGTGCAATGCCCTCCCATGACAtgtctcaagacgcctctcgggttagaactgagatggctaaccagctctgataccacttataacGCCCGACCACCCACGACTAATGGTCCACCCACACTCACTCACTCGACCCGTGGGCCCATCCTATCTGACGGACGGTGTGTTAATTTTTCAAGGCTCGGAATCATTTTTTACTAACCATGCAATCATCACCCGACCTTTTTCTATGCTTTGGTCTCACTCACACGATATCGCGAATTACTTTCCGATAGATCACCCATCCTTTCACTACTCCAGCCCAAACACACTTAACCTTAAAGTTCTAAACAGATGTGTGACAGAAAAAGTAAGTCAACTTTAGTGACATAGGTAGTCAAATCAATTCTTTTAAGTCTTTTCATATAtaacaactcgggatgttacagaAATGGTGGAACCGAGTTCTCTCTCTAGCAACAATCTCCATTTTGTATATCTTTGACATAAGCTTTGTAGCCTCATGACAGTTTCTGCACATGCTTAGATTCTTCACTACTGTAAGAATAGCTAGCTTCTCGCTGTGATGCCTCAACGCTCCTTCTTTCCATTCTTCTTCCATCTCCAACAACACTTCAGAGTTATCCGAAACAAAGCAAGCTTCCCCCCAGTAGACATTCATCTCTTCTAGCATTCTGTAGATTTCTCTATTCTGTGGATGGAGTTTATCCCCAATGATGAACTCATGGACCACAAAGTCTATTTCGATGGAGCTGCAACCAGTGGCGGACCCAGGACGAACTTTTACCGGGGTCAACCCactattaaaaatgtaaaaaaaaatataatggtgTCACATGAGAGTCGAACCCCAATTATTTGTGGAATCAATGTACCATCTGAACAATAAGTGCTGCTAGAGCTTAACTGTTTTTACATGCATTTTAacaatttatcatatttatgtGGTGTCAGTTAACACCCAATTGGCCTTGGTGGGTACCCCTCTGGCTGTAACCAGGAACTTTCTTCATACCTTTTCCACTGAGAACCGCTCGTATTCTTGCTACATCTTTCCATCTTCCTGCTGTGGCTTATATGTTTGATAGAAGAATATAAGAACCTGAGTTTTCAGGTTCAATCTCAATGAGCTTTCTCTGCAAAAGATTCCGCAAGTTCAAGATTCTCATGCATCTTGCAAGCTTTGAGAAGAGAGGACCAAATCACTCCATCGGCATCGTGTTTATAATCTCTTCCGCTTCTTTGAATAGACCCGAATGGCCTAGAAGATCAATCATGCACCCGTAGTGCTCTAGCTTCGGGGTTATATCATAGTCATGTGtcattgattttaaaatgtGAGAGCGCCATAACTCTTTCTTATCGCATCAACGGGTATTTAAACTACCCGCCAGATCTTCTTAATGGGCCTTATTGGGCGTTTTATTACGAATACTTTATCATAGCTTATGTTGGGTTTCTTTTTGGGCCATATTAGCAACGATTAGGTAGTCGTTATCATAAAAGcaacattaactatataatatgattatttttcgTAGACGAGAAACAAATACCCATCAAAACAGTATAGTAATAATGAAGccattatttttgtgtatatatgAAGAATTCAAGATTGGTAAGAACTTGTAATGTGTCTTCATCAGCTAAACTCTTGGTCTGTATAAGTGAACCACGCGCTTGTTGATTGGTTGGACCGGTCTCGCATTCGTCAGCGAGTCCtgttaaatattaatcaaaataatgGAAAGGAGTGGTGAATAATTTGGACAGACAAAACATCATGGTCTTCTCTTATCATATACACGCACTATGGGCTTATATCTTGACTTGTGAAATATGTCAGTGTGAGAACATAAGTTAATGATATAGACATTACTAATTTAGCTGTTAAGTGTGGGGTGGGAAACAAAACTTACATCGTGCACAGCCACGCGGAGAAGCCTCACTTGTTCTCTTGTCACGGTCCTAATCTGAAAATTTTAAGGAAACAAACACTGCTATTAACCAATAACCATGCAATACAATAAACATGAATTTTTAAGATGGATAAGTATTAAAGGTTACCTTCCTAACGACACTCCAAGTAACGTTTTGGGTACAAGGTGGAGTGGTAAGTGAACCTATGTATCTGTAATATTTTCTGCTTCCGATCTTAATTTGTTTCGGATCAATCATCCTTACATGTTTCTCTGCGTCATCCAGATCAGTAATGGCCTCTAATTCCTTCTCCAACTAGTACAAGCCAAAAGTTagagataaataaattatatactatcgataataattaaaatatagaaattaattgataaataataggtattaagtttttattgtgTGTACCGATCTGATAAAAGTATCAGCTCTTCCGATTTTGTACAAGACAGTCACAACAGCCATTCTCCCCTTCTTGCCTTCGTGGACCATATGCAGCTCAAGTGCAAACCTGGTTTGCATGTTACATACTGCGTATATAAGATATATCATATATCCAAGAATCATATATATCTCCTAACAACTTGACCCCAAAAAAGAAtcagatatataaaattatatttatttattatactttaaCAATTACAGAATTATTGCTTttctaaaactatatatatcagATATATCCAAGATTTTTGGTGTAATTTCCTTCTTCTCAAAATGAATTGGATACCTTCTTCCATTGATTGTATGCTCAGAGGGAGAGTGCCAGTGAAGCTGTTGGAGTTCATATTGAAATCCATTAATCTTAATACTTCCTGCAGCTCCATCTTCAAATTTTAGCTGTTCAGCAATATCAGCACATAATAACTATCAATTAGTAAAAACACATAAATCCCAATGGTTTTCATGTTTGACTAGTTATGGATAGAAACTCAACAAAATCAATGAAAAAGCATGTGCTTAAGTAAAATATAGCTGGGTCTCCTGggtattatatgtatataccaTAATGTCATGGCCTCTGTTCTTGATAGTGGCATTGGAAGGTTCATAGTCTCTAATAAGCCGTCCAAGATGAGAAACAATCTTAACTCTCTCGTTCATCAGATCAATGGGAGATTGTATCTCTCCTTTTCCACACATCTCCCATTCCTGTTTAATTTCTCCCCATCTCTCTGGCCCCTTACCGTCGTTTTTCTTGTAGTTAAACTCGTGTTCATCCTCTACATAtcaccaataaaaaaatatattcaagatTGTCATAAACCCAATTAGAagatatatagaaatataaaataaaatagaaaatctcAAAGCTTACGTACCAACTTCTCCATGACTTGAAGCAGCAGTGGATAGCGAAATGAAGGTGAAAACGATGAACACAAAGAAGATGCATTGGATTGATGAGCTCTCCATTTTTTGTTCTATCTTGCTGAAGAGGGAAAGAGAAGATAAATAACCTTTACTGTTTAAGTTGTAAGACAAGTTATTACGTATTGAGTTGTGTAGGGAAA
This region of Brassica napus cultivar Da-Ae chromosome C5, Da-Ae, whole genome shotgun sequence genomic DNA includes:
- the LOC111206061 gene encoding pentatricopeptide repeat-containing protein At1g08070, chloroplastic-like, yielding MERCSKNTSGSQWKSGLTPVKVRPGSATGCSSIEIDFVVHEFIIGDKLHPQNREIYRMLEEMNVYWGEACFVSDNSEVLLEMEEEWKEGALRHHSEKLAILTVVKNLSMCRNCHEATKLMSKIYKMEIVARERTRFHHFCNIPSCYI
- the LOC106414471 gene encoding alpha carbonic anhydrase 7-like encodes the protein MESSSIQCIFFVFIVFTFISLSTAASSHGEVEDEHEFNYKKNDGKGPERWGEIKQEWEMCGKGEIQSPIDLMNERVKIVSHLGRLIRDYEPSNATIKNRGHDIMLKFEDGAAGSIKINGFQYELQQLHWHSPSEHTINGRRFALELHMVHEGKKGRMAVVTVLYKIGRADTFIRSLEKELEAITDLDDAEKHVRMIDPKQIKIGSRKYYRYIGSLTTPPCTQNVTWSVVRKIRTVTREQVRLLRVAVHDDSLTNARPVQPINKRVVHLYRPRV